The following nucleotide sequence is from Saccharothrix texasensis.
GAGGGGGTGTACTTCGCCAGTTCCTCCTCCAGCGCGTCGATGTCCGACAGCGGGTCGCGGTCCGCCTCGTACGTGGCGCAGTCCACGACGTGCACCAGCACCGCGCAACGCTCGATGTGCCGCAGGAAGTCCAGGCCGAGGCCCTTGCCCTCGGACGCGCCGGGGATCAGGCCGGGCACGTCCGCCATGGTGAAGATGGTCTCGCCGCCGGTGATCACGCCCAGGTTCGGCACCAGCGTGGTGAACGGGTAGTCGGCGATCTTCGGCTTGGCCGCGGACAGCACCGAGATCAGCGACGACTTGCCCGCCGACGGGAAGCCGAGCAGACCGACGTCCGCGACGGACTTCAGCTCCAGCACGAGGTCGTGCTGCTCCCCCGGTTCGCCCAGCAGCGCGAAACCGGGAGCCTTGCGGGCCTTGGACGCCAGCGAGGCGTTGCCGAGGCCGCCGCGGCCGCCCTGCGCCGCGATCAGCCGGGTGCCCTCACCGACGAGGTCCGCGACGACCTCGCCGTCCGGCGTCATGACGACCGTGCCGTCGGGCACGCGCAGTTCGAGGTCCGCGCCGTGCGCGCCGTCGCGGTTGCCGCCCTGGCCGCCCTTGCCACTGCCGGCGGCGGCGTTGGGGCGGAAGTGGAAGTCGAGGAGGGTGTGGACCTGCGAGTCCACGACCAGCACGACGTCGCCGCCCTTGCCGCCGTTGCCGCCGTCGGGGCCACCGAGCGGCTTGAACTTCTCGCGGTGCACGGACGCGACCCCGTTGCCCCCGTCACCTGCGGCGAC
It contains:
- the obgE gene encoding GTPase ObgE, with protein sequence MSRFVDRVVIHVAAGDGGNGVASVHREKFKPLGGPDGGNGGKGGDVVLVVDSQVHTLLDFHFRPNAAAGSGKGGQGGNRDGAHGADLELRVPDGTVVMTPDGEVVADLVGEGTRLIAAQGGRGGLGNASLASKARKAPGFALLGEPGEQHDLVLELKSVADVGLLGFPSAGKSSLISVLSAAKPKIADYPFTTLVPNLGVITGGETIFTMADVPGLIPGASEGKGLGLDFLRHIERCAVLVHVVDCATYEADRDPLSDIDALEEELAKYTPSLADDLAERPRVVVLNKIDVPEARELAELVRPDIEARGLPVFEVSTASREGLRELTFALARVVEEYRSAKPKQESTRIVLRPRAVDDQGFTVVEDPLSEGGFIVRGERPERWIRQTDFNNDEAVGYLADRLARLGVEDALIKKGAEPGCQVTIGDLVFDWEPTTPSGIAMTMSGRGTDARLEVSNRVGASERLAAKKARRIPGEYDEFEEDIDE